One window from the genome of Nicotiana sylvestris chromosome 9, ASM39365v2, whole genome shotgun sequence encodes:
- the LOC138878706 gene encoding uncharacterized protein, whose product MQGLGNQVSVAYKDLCLFPDVQLPVGFKMPKFDLYDRHGDPVAHLRGYCSKMRGAGGKDKLLMYNIDIVPDRLSLTKVEKKPSESFREYGFRWREQAARVNPPMEEDEMVKYFLQALEPTYYGHLISAIGKYFNDVMKMGEMVDEGLKSSKIMSYSAVKTTTQAIQSGTRSLLGKKKKEDVAMFVSGSWHGQKVQSPDASNINQNPLPAHAEMHMIEIVHKDGEPKKSSKSIMMIRASESNLVKDPESTKATPLIVEGMTEKSSLLNSKPPVSVVKGLSKDIGARPKSLKVVVPEISSKPVIVVNGAPTTPIIIKSVTQLPVVDAKAIPWNYKQVIVTYKGKVIEEEVNETGGLTRSGRCFTPEELRKAKPFTDSPMPVKKSITKEEAEEFLKKMKVLMKILNEAHVPDKITVNHLENIAGKIFEANRITFLDDELPMESIEHNRALYITVKCEDSVVSRFLVDNGSSANICPLFTLQKLKIGTERIHLNSVCVRRFDGGGKDFVGDIMLEL is encoded by the exons atgcaagggttgggaaaccaagtgagtgtggcctataaggatttgtgtttgttccctgaTGTCCAATTGCCtgtcgggttcaagatgcccaagtttgacttgtatgacagacatggggatcctgtagctcatctgagaggttattgcagtaaaatgagaggcgccGGGGGAAAAGATAAATTACTGATG tacaatatagacattgttccAGACCGCCTATCTCTGACCaaggtggaaaagaaacccagtgaaagctttagagaatatgggttccggtggagggagcaagctgcacgagttaatcctccgatggaagaggacgagatggttaaatactttcttcaagccctGGAGCCCACTTACTATGGCCACTTGATCTCAGCTATTGGAAAGTATTTCAATGATGTGATgaagatgggagaaatggtggacgaGGGGCTCAAGTCAagtaagatcatgagctattctgctgTAAAAACAACCACCCAGGCAATCCAGAGTGGTACCAGAAGTTTGCtaggcaagaagaagaaggaagatgtcGCTATGTTTGTCTCCGGATCATGGCATGGCCAGAAGG TTCAAAGCCCAGATGCGtcaaacatcaaccaaaaccctttgcCAGCCCATGCAGAGATgcacatgattgaaatagttcaCAAGGATGGGGAGCCCAAAAAGTCTTCTAAgtccatcatgatgattcgggccagtGAAAGCAATTTGGTTAAAGATCCAGAATCTACCAAAGCAACACCCTTGATAGTTGAAGGGATGACAGAAAAGTCGAGCTTACTCAATTCGAAACCACCAGTGTCGGTCGTGAAAGGACTGTCGAAAGATATCGGGGCAAGACCGAAAAGTTTAAAAGTAGTAGTACCAGAGATTTCAAGTAAGCCTGTCATAGTTGTGAATGGAGCTCCTACTACCCCTATCATCATTAAATCAGTAACCCAGCTTCCAGTGGTGGATGCCAAGGCTATTCCGTGGAATTATAAACAAGTgatagtgacatacaaaggaaaagtAATAGAGGAAGAAGTCAATGAAACTGGAGGATTGACTCGTTCTGGGAGATGTTTCACCCCAGAAGAATTAAGGAAAGCCAAGCCATTCACGGATAGCCCAATGCCAGTAAAGAAATCGATCACCaaggaagaggctgaggagttcctgaaaaagatgaaa gtcttgatgaagattttaaatgaggcacacgttcctgataagatcaCAGTGAACCACTTGGAAAATATAGCTGGCAAGATCTTCGAAGCAAATAGGATCACTTTCTTGGACGATGAACTTCCTATGGAGAGTATAGAACACAACCGAGCTCTTTATATCACAGTGAAGTGTGAAGATTCTGTTGTCTCAAGGTTTTTGGTTGATAATGGCTCTAGTGCGAATATTTGTCCCCTATTTACTCTACAAAAACTGAAGATTGGCACCGAAAGAATCCACTTGAACAGTGTGTGTGTTCGACGCTTCGATGGGGGAGGTAAAGATTTTGTTGGAGATATAATGCTCGAATTGTAG
- the LOC104237598 gene encoding protein trichome birefringence-like 38 produces the protein MSSLLLQSITLVIVISLFLQTETVKAEFVVKNVSSRGKMSCNLFQGKWVIDTSFPLYQSSSCPFIDPEFDCQKYGRPDKEYLKYAWKPDSCNLPRFDGKDFLKRWLGKKIMFVGDSLSLNMWESLACMLHSSVPNATTSFTRKEAISSVTFQDYGVTLFLYRTPYLVDIVRENIGRVLKLDSIQQGEAWKGMDMLIFNSWHWWTHKGKSQGWDYVQDGSKVSKDMDRLMAFYKGLTTWARWVDQNVDSSKTKVFFQGISPTHYIGKEWGSSTRNCNSEQVPLSGSTYPAGLPASAMVVNKVLTRIKTPVYLLDITFLSQLRKDAHPSAYSGEHPGVDCSHWCLPGLPDTWNQLLYAALIM, from the exons ATGTCAAGTCTACTTCTTCAATCAATAACTTTAGTTATTGTTATTTCTCTCTTCTTACAAACAGAAACTGTTAAAGCTGAGTTTGTGGTAAAGAATGTTAGTAGCAGAGGAAAAATGAGCTGCAACTTATTTCAAGGAAAATGGGTAATTGACACTTCATTTCCTCTTTACCAATCTTCAAGTTGTCCTTTCATTGACCCAGAATTTGATTGCCAAAAATATGGACGCCCTGATAAAGAATACCTCAAATATGCTTGGAAACCTGATTCTTGCAACTTACCCAG ATTTGATGGAAAAGATTTCTTGAAAAGATGGTTAGGGAAGAAAATTATGTTTGTAGGTGATTCATTGAGTTTGAACATGTGGGAATCATTGGCTTGTATGCTACATTCGTCGGTGCCAAATGCAACCACTTCTTTTACCAGAAAAGAGGCAATTTCTTCTGTGACTTTTCAG GATTATGGAGTAACTTTATTTCTTTATCGAACCCCATATTTGGTCGATATAGTAAGAGAGAACATTGGCCGGGTGTTGAAATTGGATTCTATTCAACAAGGTGAAGCTTGGAAAGGAATGGATATGCTGATTTTCAACTCTTGGCATTGGTGGACTCACAAAGGAAAATCTCAAGG ATGGGATTATGTGCAAGATGGCTCAAAAGTGTCAAAAGATATGGACCGTTTGATGGCATTTTACAAAGGCCTAACAACTTGGGCAAGATGGGTTGATCAAAATGTTGATTCTTCCAAAACCAAAGTTTTTTTCCAGGGCATTTCTCCCACTCATTATAT TGGTAAAGAATGGGGTTCCTCAACAAGGAATTGCAATTCAGAGCAAGTTCCATTATCAGGATCAACATATCCAGCAGGATTACCAGCATCTGCAATGGTCGTTAACAAAGTATTAACTCGGATTAAGACACCGGTTTATCTCCTCGATATCACATTTTTGTCACAATTAAGAAAAGATGCTCATCCTTCAGCTTATAGCGGCGAGCACCCTGGTGTTGATTGTAGCCACTGGTGCCTTCCTGGATTGCCTGATACTTGGAACCAGCTTCTTTATGCTGCATTGATTATGTGA
- the LOC138878705 gene encoding uncharacterized protein, which translates to MPTEKDVKGVKNLKQKVWSLPKPVPHISKSFVKPGAEKPPTSSIPKPVVDVDEELIKRFHSLFEEVNMVEVGEGSSKANVQLVGPNVKLSNWEATPLPRSFGLSTDLVVHKLPTDPSFPPIKQKLRKFKTDMSVKIKEEITKQLTAKVIRVTRYPTWLANVVPVPKKDGKTTVCVDYCDLNKAIPKDDFPLPNIHILIDNCAKHEIGSFVDYYAGYHQILMDEEDAEKTAFITPWGIYYYRVDDEYEPLKTYFPNEEVMRVDEVDYDEKPGWKLFFDGAANMKGVGIGVVLISEAGQHYPVIAQLRFYCTNNMAEYEACILGLRSVEFRHIPRIHNEIADALATLASMLHHPDKAYVDPMHIQVHDQHAYCNVVEEEMDGEPWFHDIKEYIRSRVYPVMLQVHGDLIHSPPSELHSMYAPWPFVAWGMNVIGPIKPAASNGHRFILVAIDYFTKWVEAVTFKSVTKKAVVDFIYSHIICRFGIPKMIITDNAANLNSHLMKEGQENLLIHRDPPTKKAWFRGKKFCSESSKKRAWFRTLMDNEI; encoded by the exons atgcccACCGAGAAGGACGTGAAAGgggttaaaaatctgaaacagaAGGTATGGTCGCTCCCCAAGCCCGTCCCACACATctctaagtcttttgtcaagccagggGCAGAAAAACCTCCAACCTCCTCAATCCCAAAACCTGTGGTCGATGTTGATGAAGAGCTGATCAAGAGGTTCCACAGTCTGTTCGAAgaggtcaatatggtagaagttggtgaaGGCTCTAGTAAAGCAAATGTGCAGCTCGTTGGCCCAAACGTGAAgcttagcaattgggaagctactcctctcccaaggagttttg gcctgagcactgatctggtagttcataaattgccaactgatccaTCATTCCCTCCTATTAAGCAAAAGTTgcgaaagttcaagactgatatgagtgtgaagatcaaagaagaaatcacaaagcagcttactgcaaaggtcattcgagtcactcgatatcccacttggttagccaatgttgtgccagtaccaaagaaggatggtaagaccacgGTCTGTGTTGATTACTGTGATCTTAACAAAGCAATCCCAAAGGATGATTTTCCATTGCCGAACATTCAcattctgatcgataattgtgccaaacatgagattgggtcttttgtggactactacgcgggatatcaccagatcttgatggatgaggaagatgcagaaaaaacagcattcatcacgccatggggaatatACTACTATCGG gtggatgatgaatatgagccactgaagacttattttcctaatgaagaggttaTGCGTGTTGACGAGGTTGACTATGatgaaaagccaggttggaaacttttctttgatggagctgctaacatgaaaggggtCGGAATAGGGGTTGTACTTATCTCTGAAgcagggcaacactaccctgtaatagcccaacttcgattttattgcaccaacaacatggctgagtacgaagcatgcattctgggtttgag GTCAGTTGAATTTAGACATATTCCcaggattcataatgagattgctgatgccttggctactctggcgtcaatgttacatcatccggacaaGGCTTATGTCGACCCCATGCATATCCAAGTTcacgatcaacatgcttattgtaatgtggtggaagaggaaATGGATGgagaaccttggttccacgatatcaaggaatacatcaggtcAAGGGTATATCCAGTCATGCTACAg gtacatggtgatttgattcattctcccccaTCTGAGTTACACTCAATGTATGCaccttggccctttgttgcttggggtatgaatgttattggaccaattaaGCCGGCAGCgtcaaacgggcataggtttattctggtggccattgattactttaccaagtgggtcgaagctgtaactttcaagtccgtgaccaagaaggcagtagtGGATTTTATTTATTCacatatcatttgtcggttcggaattcccaagatgatcatcacagacaatgctgctaatctcaacagtcatttgatgaaagag